One region of Spirochaeta lutea genomic DNA includes:
- a CDS encoding PilZ domain-containing protein, which produces MIEGSSVLFFAPPPWVREQVVPLFIRKQIPTLVTQSHEGIKQCAEVFPGSIFFCNLDAGVPADEWLRIIGGLAGHLKTRDVALGLCTKAEAGIIASALKPYDLPHRVVDSQRSPQVVLSQMGETLKAFYKPGRRKHLRVNCTDQTRAGYNIKTDGSVRTGRIYDISVAGMACAFDPGHHIHLEQNQRLPGIQLNLGNRLALVDGIVAGMRKTDTATVYVVLFQHSTDTTAQHKILDFISREMQSQFERKVLQGSRPMLGLG; this is translated from the coding sequence ATGATTGAGGGAAGTTCTGTCTTGTTCTTTGCTCCGCCCCCATGGGTTCGGGAGCAGGTTGTTCCGTTATTCATTCGAAAACAAATCCCCACCCTGGTTACCCAGAGCCATGAGGGTATCAAACAATGCGCCGAGGTCTTTCCGGGGAGCATCTTCTTTTGCAACCTGGATGCCGGGGTGCCGGCCGATGAATGGCTGCGTATTATCGGCGGGCTTGCCGGACATCTGAAAACCCGGGATGTGGCCCTGGGCTTGTGCACCAAGGCTGAGGCCGGAATCATCGCCAGCGCCCTGAAGCCCTATGATCTTCCCCACCGGGTGGTGGATAGCCAGCGCAGTCCCCAGGTTGTGCTTTCCCAAATGGGAGAGACCCTGAAGGCCTTTTACAAGCCGGGTAGGCGTAAGCACCTCCGGGTAAACTGTACCGATCAAACCCGGGCGGGATATAACATCAAAACCGACGGTTCGGTCCGAACGGGCCGGATTTATGATATCTCCGTGGCGGGAATGGCCTGTGCCTTTGATCCGGGACACCACATCCACCTGGAGCAGAACCAGCGCCTGCCGGGAATTCAGCTGAATCTCGGAAACCGCTTGGCCCTGGTGGACGGGATCGTGGCAGGGATGCGGAAAACGGATACGGCGACGGTGTATGTTGTCCTCTTCCAACACTCCACAGATACCACAGCCCAGCATAAGATTCTAGATTTTATCAGCCGGGAAATGCAGAGCCAATTTGAACGGAAGGTCCTGCAGGGTTCGCGGCCCATGCTGGGGCTGGGCTAG
- a CDS encoding nitroreductase family protein, with protein sequence MPNQPDVLTQLNDRKSVRVFQDRPIAPQERRQIITAALQAPTAGNQMLYTILDIQSQEKKQRLARLCDNQPFIAQAPLVLIFLADCRRWTDIYRAAGLEPRKPQYSDLILALADALIAAQNTVVAAHALNLGSCYIGDIVEQHQEVTSLLTLDPWVVPAAMLVYGYPTEQQIQRRKPPRFDPRYIVQTDSYSPLSETQIRQMFQERSGRDDFDFDHYIQGVYQRKHISEFALEMARSVEIYLKAFA encoded by the coding sequence ATGCCGAATCAACCCGACGTCCTTACCCAGCTGAATGACCGGAAATCCGTCCGGGTCTTTCAAGACCGGCCTATTGCCCCCCAGGAACGACGCCAGATCATCACTGCTGCCCTCCAGGCTCCCACCGCGGGAAACCAGATGCTCTACACTATCCTGGACATCCAGAGCCAGGAAAAAAAACAGCGCCTGGCCCGGCTCTGCGATAACCAGCCCTTCATCGCCCAAGCCCCCCTGGTACTCATATTCCTGGCGGACTGCCGGCGCTGGACCGATATCTACCGCGCCGCCGGGCTTGAACCCCGCAAACCCCAATACAGCGACCTGATCCTCGCCCTCGCCGATGCCCTCATTGCAGCCCAAAACACCGTTGTAGCGGCCCACGCCCTGAACCTCGGCTCCTGCTACATCGGCGATATTGTGGAACAACACCAGGAGGTGACCAGCCTGCTGACCCTGGACCCCTGGGTCGTCCCCGCTGCCATGCTGGTCTACGGCTACCCCACGGAACAGCAGATTCAGCGGAGAAAACCGCCCCGGTTTGACCCCCGGTACATCGTCCAGACCGACAGCTACAGTCCATTGAGTGAAACCCAGATCAGGCAGATGTTTCAGGAGCGCTCCGGCAGGGATGACTTTGATTTTGACCACTACATCCAAGGCGTCTACCAGCGTAAACACATCTCCGAGTTCGCTCTGGAAATGGCCCGAAGCGTGGAAATCTACCTTAAGGCCTTTGCCTGA
- a CDS encoding arsenate reductase family protein: MIQIIGTKKCKITRKAERFFKERRIPFQFRDIQEKGLAPRELSHIAQVRSWDEMLDSQSRAYQDRGMAYMEFSVSEELEADQGLIKTPLVRTKTMVAIGDEPEVWKQIALAQS, from the coding sequence ATGATTCAGATTATCGGTACAAAAAAATGTAAAATCACCCGGAAGGCTGAGCGGTTTTTTAAGGAACGGAGGATTCCCTTCCAGTTTCGGGATATCCAGGAAAAGGGCTTGGCTCCCCGGGAACTTTCCCACATCGCCCAGGTTCGCAGCTGGGATGAGATGTTGGACAGCCAGAGCCGGGCCTACCAGGACCGGGGTATGGCCTATATGGAATTTTCCGTATCCGAGGAGCTGGAAGCCGACCAGGGATTGATAAAAACTCCCCTGGTCCGGACAAAAACGATGGTCGCCATCGGTGACGAGCCCGAGGTTTGGAAGCAGATAGCCCTGGCTCAGTCTTGA
- the dcd gene encoding dCTP deaminase, which translates to MILSGREIQNKLGSEIIIDPFHPDQLNPNSYNLRLHQDLLVYDNPVLDMRTPNPASRITIPEEGLLLEPHRLYLGRTKEYTATNGLVPMLEGRSSIGRLGLFVHITAGFGDVGFRGFWTLEIFCVQPIRIYSGVQICQIFYHSIQGDYDTYSSGKYQNNTGVQPSLLYRDFQGGDTSAP; encoded by the coding sequence ATGATACTCTCGGGTCGTGAAATTCAGAACAAACTCGGTTCTGAAATAATTATTGATCCCTTTCACCCGGATCAGCTGAATCCCAACAGTTACAATCTGCGTTTACATCAGGACCTGCTTGTCTACGACAATCCTGTCCTGGATATGCGCACCCCCAACCCGGCATCACGGATTACAATTCCCGAGGAAGGACTGCTGCTGGAGCCCCACCGCCTGTACCTGGGACGTACCAAGGAGTACACCGCCACCAACGGCCTGGTTCCCATGCTGGAGGGGCGGTCGTCCATCGGGCGCTTAGGGCTCTTCGTGCATATTACCGCCGGTTTCGGGGATGTGGGGTTCCGGGGTTTTTGGACCCTGGAAATCTTCTGCGTTCAGCCCATCCGCATCTACAGCGGGGTGCAGATCTGCCAGATTTTTTACCACAGTATCCAGGGTGATTACGATACCTACTCGTCGGGGAAATATCAGAACAATACGGGGGTGCAGCCCAGCCTGTTGTACCGGGATTTTCAGGGCGGCGACACCTCGGCACCCTAG
- a CDS encoding glucokinase: MKTIPYSNQSPMVLAGDIGGTNTTLALVERGSAGDFTVLASKRFSSQDLSGMEEAIAQALDEFSADHPQASLRGCCLSGAGPVVDNICHTSNIPWNIDGPAIQKKFGLPTIIINDFSAICYGIPLLDPADPAQLTPLPHPDGTMPAQSEMLPGLSVQAVVGAGTGLGIGYLVKEGQRYVAFPSEAGHSDFGAFDPETRELQAYLHEKIGANPGTEQYVSGQGIVNIHEFFCSRQSALNETNTAILGLPRDQRAPEISKASDSDPICGKSLQLFVQMYARFASSMALTYLPKGGLFLAGGIAAKNKQWFIKDSFFMETFLKNYKESMKAALYNIPVYIVEDYGISLSGAAHGFFSLNQ; the protein is encoded by the coding sequence ATGAAAACCATACCATACTCAAACCAATCACCCATGGTACTCGCCGGCGACATCGGCGGGACCAATACAACCCTGGCCCTGGTGGAGCGGGGATCCGCCGGGGATTTTACCGTCCTAGCCAGCAAACGGTTCTCCAGCCAGGATTTGTCCGGCATGGAAGAGGCCATCGCCCAGGCCCTGGATGAGTTTTCCGCAGACCATCCCCAGGCGAGCCTTCGGGGATGCTGCCTGAGCGGGGCCGGTCCGGTGGTGGACAATATCTGCCACACCTCCAATATCCCCTGGAACATTGACGGCCCGGCGATCCAGAAGAAATTCGGCCTGCCGACCATCATTATTAACGACTTCTCTGCCATCTGCTACGGCATCCCCCTGCTGGATCCGGCAGACCCGGCACAGCTAACCCCCCTGCCCCACCCCGACGGCACCATGCCGGCCCAGAGCGAGATGCTACCCGGGTTGTCGGTGCAGGCCGTGGTAGGCGCTGGTACCGGTTTGGGAATCGGGTACCTCGTAAAGGAAGGCCAACGCTATGTAGCCTTCCCCTCCGAAGCCGGACACAGCGATTTCGGAGCCTTTGACCCCGAAACCCGGGAGCTGCAAGCCTACCTTCACGAGAAGATCGGGGCGAACCCCGGCACCGAACAGTACGTATCCGGCCAGGGCATCGTAAACATCCATGAGTTTTTCTGCTCCCGCCAGTCCGCTCTGAATGAAACCAATACCGCCATCCTCGGCCTTCCCCGAGATCAGCGCGCCCCAGAGATCTCCAAGGCCTCAGACAGCGATCCGATCTGCGGAAAGAGCTTACAGCTCTTCGTTCAGATGTATGCCCGGTTCGCCAGCTCCATGGCTTTGACCTACCTGCCCAAGGGCGGATTATTCTTAGCAGGGGGAATCGCAGCGAAAAACAAGCAGTGGTTCATCAAGGATTCTTTTTTCATGGAAACCTTTCTAAAAAATTATAAAGAATCCATGAAGGCAGCCCTCTATAATATACCCGTGTACATTGTAGAGGATTATGGGATTTCACTCTCCGGAGCAGCCCATGGTTTCTTCTCCCTTAACCAGTAA
- the asnS gene encoding asparagine--tRNA ligase translates to MKRTRVKELLSSSPGTTPVSAKGWIRTKRESKDLVFFEINDGSCLSAIQVVVDRSTAEGAQALAKSDLPRLQTGASVAVEGTLVESPGKNQAVELHATSIQVIGEAPSDSYPLQKKRHSFEFLREIAHLRPRTNTFGAVMRVRNRMAMAIHEYFQQLGFTWVHTPIITASDAEGAGEMFQVTTLPLEKIAKADPSRFKEGIDYSRDFFGKPSYLTVSGQLNAEIFATALDRVYTFGPTFRAENSNTSRHLAEFWMIEPEVAFCDISCNMDLAEGFLKHVLQAVLRDCAEDMAFFDARIQPGILNQLQEVVDSTFTRITYTQAIADLEAGMARGVSFDYKPSWGADLQSEHEKYLTEEVYHGPVIVTDYPKEIKAFYMKLNEDGKTVRGMDILVPRLGEIIGGSEREERLDVLEARMKELSLDPQDYWWYLDLRRFGTVPHSGFGLGFERLIQYVTGMQNIRDVIPFPRTPKNAEF, encoded by the coding sequence ATGAAACGAACACGCGTAAAGGAACTGTTATCCTCATCTCCCGGAACTACTCCGGTTTCCGCTAAAGGCTGGATCCGTACCAAACGGGAAAGCAAGGACCTTGTTTTTTTTGAGATAAATGACGGCTCTTGCCTCTCTGCCATCCAGGTCGTGGTAGACCGATCCACAGCCGAAGGGGCCCAGGCCCTGGCGAAGTCCGACCTGCCTCGCCTGCAGACCGGCGCCTCGGTGGCGGTGGAGGGAACCCTGGTGGAAAGCCCGGGGAAGAATCAGGCGGTGGAACTGCATGCCACCTCCATTCAGGTTATCGGTGAAGCTCCCTCAGACAGCTACCCCCTCCAGAAGAAGCGGCATAGCTTTGAGTTCCTCCGGGAGATTGCCCATCTGCGACCCCGGACCAACACCTTCGGCGCGGTCATGCGGGTGAGAAACCGGATGGCCATGGCCATCCACGAGTATTTCCAGCAGTTGGGCTTCACCTGGGTCCACACCCCTATTATTACCGCCAGCGACGCCGAGGGCGCGGGGGAGATGTTCCAGGTTACGACCCTGCCCCTGGAAAAGATTGCGAAGGCAGATCCTTCCCGCTTCAAGGAGGGCATCGATTATTCCCGGGATTTTTTCGGAAAACCAAGCTACCTGACCGTCAGCGGCCAGCTCAACGCAGAAATTTTCGCCACCGCCCTGGACCGGGTGTATACCTTCGGACCGACCTTCCGGGCTGAGAACTCCAATACCAGCAGGCACCTCGCTGAATTCTGGATGATTGAACCCGAGGTAGCCTTCTGCGACATTTCCTGCAATATGGATCTGGCCGAGGGATTTCTGAAGCATGTTCTCCAGGCAGTGCTCCGGGACTGCGCGGAGGATATGGCCTTTTTCGATGCCCGGATCCAGCCGGGAATTCTCAACCAGCTGCAAGAGGTGGTGGACTCCACCTTTACCCGGATTACCTACACCCAGGCGATAGCAGATCTGGAGGCAGGTATGGCCCGGGGAGTTTCCTTTGACTACAAGCCCTCCTGGGGGGCAGATCTCCAGAGCGAGCATGAAAAGTACCTCACCGAGGAGGTCTACCACGGACCGGTAATCGTAACCGACTACCCCAAGGAGATTAAGGCCTTCTACATGAAGCTCAACGAAGACGGGAAAACCGTTCGGGGCATGGATATCCTGGTTCCCCGGCTTGGCGAGATTATCGGGGGCAGCGAGCGCGAAGAACGTCTGGATGTTCTGGAGGCGAGGATGAAGGAGCTTTCCCTGGATCCCCAGGACTACTGGTGGTACCTGGATCTCCGGCGCTTCGGAACCGTACCCCACTCGGGGTTCGGACTGGGATTCGAACGCCTTATCCAGTATGTAACGGGCATGCAAAACATCCGGGATGTAATCCCCTTTCCCCGGACCCCGAAAAATGCAGAGTTTTAG
- a CDS encoding 3-deoxy-7-phosphoheptulonate synthase — protein sequence MDNHQQQLHDPMAGPIEKTSDLRIASVEALTPPSRLIEEIPITAQSVATVVESRGVIQDILTGRDRRLLGVVGPCSIHDPELGLEYARHFAELRKEVEQEIYLVMRVYFEKPRTKLGWRGLILDPHLNGSYDIQTGLRLARKLLVDITSLGIPTGSEMLDPIVPQYIDDLLSWGAIGARTTESQTHREMASGLSMPIGFKNGTDGNIETAVNAMASSCKPHRFIGIDIHGNTCVLATRGNELSHLILRGGNQGPNYYREQVERSGQLLRQAGLLDRVMVDCSHANSGKDHTRQRLVLEDILRQRLSGVHEITGFMLESNIHEGRQAIPENLDQLKHGVSITDACISLDETRQLLLSARDLLASGSTGF from the coding sequence ATGGATAACCACCAGCAACAGCTCCACGACCCCATGGCGGGCCCCATCGAAAAAACCAGCGACCTGCGGATTGCCAGCGTAGAGGCCCTAACGCCCCCCAGCCGGCTCATAGAGGAGATTCCCATCACCGCCCAGAGTGTGGCCACGGTGGTGGAAAGCCGCGGGGTGATCCAAGATATTCTTACCGGTCGGGACCGGCGGCTGCTCGGGGTAGTGGGTCCCTGTTCAATCCATGATCCTGAACTGGGACTGGAGTATGCCCGGCACTTCGCCGAACTCCGGAAGGAAGTGGAGCAGGAGATATACCTGGTCATGCGGGTGTATTTTGAAAAACCCCGGACAAAACTGGGATGGCGCGGACTCATTCTTGATCCCCACCTGAACGGCTCCTACGATATCCAGACCGGCCTGCGGTTAGCCCGAAAGCTTCTGGTAGACATCACCAGTCTGGGTATTCCCACGGGAAGCGAGATGCTTGATCCCATCGTGCCCCAGTACATTGACGATCTCCTGTCCTGGGGAGCCATCGGCGCCCGGACTACCGAGAGTCAAACCCACCGGGAGATGGCCTCGGGACTGAGTATGCCTATCGGGTTTAAAAACGGAACCGACGGCAACATCGAGACCGCCGTCAACGCCATGGCCTCCAGTTGTAAGCCCCACCGCTTCATTGGAATCGACATTCATGGGAATACCTGCGTCCTGGCTACCCGGGGCAACGAACTGAGTCACCTCATCCTCCGGGGAGGCAACCAGGGGCCGAATTACTACCGCGAACAGGTGGAGCGGTCGGGGCAGCTGCTTCGCCAGGCCGGCCTCCTGGATCGGGTCATGGTGGACTGTTCCCATGCCAATTCCGGGAAGGATCATACCCGGCAGCGTCTGGTTTTGGAGGATATCCTTCGCCAGCGTCTCAGCGGTGTTCATGAGATTACCGGATTCATGCTAGAGAGCAATATTCACGAGGGCCGTCAGGCGATCCCTGAAAATCTCGATCAGCTGAAGCACGGTGTCTCCATTACCGACGCCTGCATCAGCCTTGATGAGACCCGGCAGCTGCTGCTGAGCGCCCGAGATCTGTTAGCCTCGGGATCCACGGGGTTTTAA
- a CDS encoding 4Fe-4S binding protein produces the protein MAYSINSECINCGACEPECPVEAISEQGDVRVIDPEACTSCGACAEVCPVDAIDAG, from the coding sequence ATGGCTTATTCAATTAATAGCGAATGCATCAACTGCGGCGCCTGTGAGCCTGAATGTCCTGTAGAGGCCATTTCCGAGCAGGGTGACGTACGTGTGATTGATCCCGAGGCTTGTACCAGCTGCGGAGCCTGCGCCGAGGTTTGTCCTGTAGACGCCATCGACGCCGGTTGA
- a CDS encoding UTP--glucose-1-phosphate uridylyltransferase, with protein MNNQELAALLEHQGIDADLSLSILERYNTGALHRNAETISGIPNLDGDRILDHDALPTVSLPASEIRRALGELGISASEQDTILIHLQWLAPGKDYSIGAPEYSGAKPLDPPAHDTLMILSPRHYTFLGWILLPLVSFGVLNGGSATSYADEKKNKQPDPGVFSTFRDYFARHAKEVRGIPKGIAPGYYNQDGSPGPSFLVLKLRASLLMAKQCLAIRKSLELPTSQDLRPLFPFFQMTSRANTETILNTYREYENHPLLRPLAEELGIKISDWKTGIQPMVAALTHSDEGEPKSIFLKAYGKPHTPLALPGGHGQNFLTLRTIYRDLFNQGKRLVYLGNVDNLGFLPDPQSIGYLVIDGACAAFDFAFKTRVDTKGGILLRREDGGLTCADIGPAISPEEVSQAEDQGTKILFNCATGLFRLDYLDEHLERIIEELPTRITDQNKDAGKYSQAEQVTWEVLSLLDRFLVFGVNKYHRFLAAKILMDTYLTSGLLPTPPDTDQRDQQDHPARPEISPEVYQVARELHEGLEYLLTHRYGLIQKDGTWIDPGAGQVQ; from the coding sequence ATGAATAACCAGGAACTTGCAGCCCTGCTCGAGCACCAGGGTATCGACGCGGACCTGTCCCTGTCCATTCTTGAGCGCTACAACACGGGAGCATTGCACCGGAACGCCGAAACGATTTCCGGGATACCGAATCTAGACGGCGACCGAATCCTGGACCATGATGCCTTGCCTACGGTCAGTCTGCCCGCATCGGAAATCCGGCGGGCCCTGGGCGAATTGGGCATTTCCGCTTCCGAGCAGGATACCATCCTGATCCACCTGCAGTGGCTGGCTCCGGGGAAGGATTACAGCATCGGGGCCCCGGAGTACTCCGGGGCCAAACCCCTGGATCCTCCGGCCCATGACACCCTCATGATTCTCAGTCCGAGGCATTACACCTTCCTGGGCTGGATCCTGCTGCCCCTGGTGAGTTTTGGGGTCCTGAACGGGGGATCAGCCACCAGCTATGCCGACGAAAAGAAGAACAAACAACCCGATCCGGGGGTTTTTTCGACATTTAGGGACTACTTTGCCCGTCATGCCAAGGAGGTTCGGGGCATACCCAAGGGAATTGCCCCTGGGTACTACAATCAGGACGGCTCCCCGGGGCCGAGTTTTCTGGTTCTCAAGCTGCGGGCCAGCCTGCTCATGGCAAAACAATGCCTGGCCATCCGCAAAAGCTTAGAACTGCCAACCTCCCAGGACCTGCGGCCCCTCTTTCCCTTCTTTCAAATGACCAGCCGGGCGAATACCGAGACCATCCTGAACACCTACCGGGAGTACGAAAACCACCCCCTGCTGAGGCCCTTGGCCGAGGAGCTGGGCATCAAGATCTCCGACTGGAAAACCGGTATTCAGCCCATGGTAGCCGCGTTGACCCATAGCGATGAGGGGGAGCCCAAGAGCATTTTCCTCAAGGCCTACGGAAAGCCCCATACCCCCCTTGCCCTGCCCGGCGGCCATGGTCAGAACTTTCTGACCCTCCGAACTATCTACCGGGACCTTTTTAACCAGGGAAAACGCCTCGTTTATCTCGGGAATGTAGACAATCTCGGGTTTCTGCCCGATCCCCAGAGTATCGGCTACCTGGTGATCGACGGGGCCTGTGCTGCCTTTGATTTTGCCTTCAAAACCAGGGTGGATACCAAGGGGGGAATCCTGCTACGCCGGGAGGACGGCGGACTTACCTGTGCGGACATCGGTCCCGCCATCAGCCCCGAAGAGGTATCCCAGGCGGAAGACCAGGGTACAAAAATCCTCTTCAACTGCGCTACCGGATTGTTCCGTCTGGATTACCTGGACGAACACCTGGAACGGATCATTGAGGAGCTGCCGACCCGGATTACCGACCAAAATAAGGATGCCGGAAAGTACAGTCAGGCAGAGCAGGTAACCTGGGAGGTCCTATCACTCCTGGACCGCTTCTTGGTGTTCGGTGTGAATAAATACCACCGGTTCCTGGCTGCCAAAATTCTCATGGACACCTACCTAACCAGCGGACTGCTCCCCACACCCCCAGATACGGACCAACGGGACCAACAGGATCATCCAGCCAGGCCTGAGATCTCCCCGGAGGTCTACCAGGTAGCCCGGGAGCTCCACGAGGGGCTTGAATACCTGCTCACCCACCGGTACGGCCTCATCCAGAAGGACGGAACCTGGATCGATCCGGGCGCCGGCCAGGTTCAGTAA
- the folB gene encoding dihydroneopterin aldolase, producing MKDNQFICQVGFEDFVFDCIIGVYPEERDLPQPLAVTLRCSYDATRAAQSDDVQFAVDYAGMSEVIMQTAQEGEYYLLETLALEVIRALRARWPQVVSGRLELRKPRALSRAGASLLVTEF from the coding sequence ATGAAGGATAACCAGTTTATATGTCAGGTTGGATTCGAGGATTTTGTCTTTGACTGTATTATCGGGGTGTATCCCGAGGAACGGGATCTTCCCCAACCCCTGGCGGTAACCCTCCGGTGCAGTTACGATGCAACCCGGGCGGCCCAGAGTGATGATGTACAGTTCGCGGTGGATTACGCCGGGATGAGCGAGGTCATTATGCAGACTGCCCAGGAGGGGGAATACTACCTTCTGGAGACCCTGGCGCTGGAGGTAATCCGGGCGCTCAGAGCCCGGTGGCCCCAGGTTGTCTCCGGACGCCTGGAGCTGCGGAAGCCCCGGGCCCTTTCTCGAGCCGGGGCAAGCCTGCTGGTAACGGAGTTTTAG
- a CDS encoding HAD family hydrolase, whose protein sequence is MLAVFDSDGCVFDTMEPKHRRTFIPQVVRHFGLEALEQELTEVWCRINLYSRSRGLNRFPGLIATLDTLRKDYGFSDLPTLPALREWLAGAPTLSNPALEQAIGNTPEVSEARQELTRVLAWSQDVNNLGKTVLADPGIFSGAEEAMNTLAHQGFTLGVVSQSPRTSVIQHWQSRGLITRYHLSDRMFGQEDGKKADCLIDLTRHPAEDRIPPLPSPGPTDRIQPALPSAQYAPPQHPPGIFFGDAPADLEAAREAGFLFFPIIPGREVQSWQSVLIWLDSWAVPGKIPGKNAETGLTRLQEEFLTSLPPLDEGGFGYNGE, encoded by the coding sequence ATGCTTGCAGTTTTTGACAGCGACGGCTGCGTCTTTGACACCATGGAACCCAAACACCGCCGCACCTTTATTCCCCAGGTAGTCCGCCACTTCGGTCTTGAGGCCTTAGAACAGGAGCTGACCGAGGTGTGGTGTAGGATAAACCTGTACAGCCGCAGCCGGGGGCTCAACCGCTTCCCCGGACTTATCGCAACCCTGGATACCCTTCGGAAGGACTACGGATTCTCCGATCTGCCCACCCTCCCGGCATTACGGGAATGGCTTGCCGGCGCTCCAACGCTCTCTAATCCGGCCCTGGAACAGGCCATCGGGAATACCCCGGAAGTATCCGAGGCAAGACAGGAGTTAACCCGGGTTTTAGCATGGTCCCAGGATGTAAACAATCTAGGGAAAACCGTCCTGGCAGACCCCGGGATTTTTTCCGGAGCTGAGGAAGCCATGAACACTCTGGCGCACCAGGGATTCACTCTGGGGGTGGTCAGCCAGAGTCCCCGGACATCGGTTATCCAGCACTGGCAGAGCCGGGGACTCATAACCCGGTATCATCTTTCGGATAGAATGTTCGGCCAGGAGGACGGAAAGAAGGCAGACTGCCTCATAGACCTAACCCGGCACCCCGCCGAGGACAGGATTCCCCCACTGCCGTCCCCGGGCCCTACAGATAGAATCCAGCCGGCCCTGCCGTCTGCACAATACGCCCCGCCCCAGCATCCCCCGGGGATCTTCTTCGGCGACGCCCCGGCTGATCTTGAGGCAGCCCGGGAGGCGGGATTTCTCTTCTTTCCCATCATTCCGGGCAGGGAGGTGCAATCCTGGCAGTCGGTGCTGATCTGGTTAGATTCCTGGGCTGTCCCGGGAAAAATTCCGGGCAAGAACGCGGAGACGGGGTTAACCCGTTTACAGGAAGAATTTCTGACAAGCCTGCCCCCTCTGGACGAGGGAGGATTCGGCTATAACGGAGAGTAG